The following coding sequences are from one Hippopotamus amphibius kiboko isolate mHipAmp2 chromosome 9, mHipAmp2.hap2, whole genome shotgun sequence window:
- the LOC130829028 gene encoding olfactory receptor 148-like, translating into MRNHTELTEFILLGIPQTEGLETVLLVIFSFTYLFTLLGNLLILLAIVSSSTLHTPMYFFLGLLSIFDMLFPTVICPKVLLYLSGQGRAISYKGCAAQLFFYHFLGSLEGCLYSVMAYDRFVAICHPLRYMIMMRPAVCVGLVMAAWLVGCFQATILTSFTFQLPYCGPNRVDHFFCDIPAVLPLACADSSLAQRVGSTNVGFLALMLWLSVCVSYTRIGIAILRIHSAEGRQKAFSTCSAHLTAILCAYGPVIIVYLQPTPNPLLGAMVQLLNNIISPMLNSLIYSLRNKEVKRSLRRVFHSLVFSVLQ; encoded by the coding sequence ATGAGGAATCACACAGAGCTGACTGAGTTCATCCTACTGGGAATACCTCAGACAGAGGGACTGGAGACTGTGCTCCTTGTCATCTTCTCATTCACATACCTCTTCACCCTGCTGGGCAATTTACTCATCCTTCTAGCAATTGTGTCTTCCTCTACCCTTCAcactcccatgtacttcttcttGGGACTCCTGTCTATTTTTGACATGTTGTTCCCAACTGTGATCTGTCCCAAGGTGCTACTCTATCTCTCTGGCCAGGGCCGAGCCATTTCTTATAagggctgtgctgcacagctctTCTTCTATCATTTCCTGGGTTCCTTGGAAGGCTGCCTCTATTCTGTGATGGCTTATGATCgctttgtggccatctgtcacccactGAGGTACATGATCATGATGAGACCTGCAGTCTGTGTCGGTTTGGTCATGGCAGCCTGGTTAGTGGGTTGTTTTCAGGCCACCATCCTGACATCCTTTACCTTTCAGCTCCCCTACTGTGGCCCCAATCGGGTGGaccacttcttctgtgacatTCCTGCTGTCTTACCCCTGGCTTGTGCTGACAGCTCCCTGGCCCAGAGAGTGGGCTCCACTAATGTTGGTTTTCTGGCTTTAATGCTTTGGTTGAGTGTTTGTGTCTCCTACACACGCATTGGGATTGCCATTTTGAGGATCCATTCGgcagaaggcaggcagaaagCTTTCTCTACCTGCAGCGCCCACCTCACTGCAATCCTCTGTGCCTATGGACCTGTGATCATCGTCTATCTGCAGCCCACACCCAACCCCTTGCTTGGTGCCATGGTGCaactattaaataatattatctCCCCCATGCTGAACTCGTTAATCTATTCCTTAAGGAACAAGGAAGTGAAAAGGTCCCTAAGGAGGGTTTTCCACAGTCTagtattttctgttctgcaataa